The sequence TTACCGTCGTCATAGGTATATTATCatcttatatatgttaatatatatgataCAAGTGTGACAATTTCAACTGATTTACACATAAATGGGTTGATTTGGGTGATAGGTACAACTTTGAACTACTTTCTAGATGACAAGATTAACAGAGCCGAGGTACTTTTCCCTGGCGTTGCGTGTTTCTTGATTGCTGTTTGTCTTGGTTCATTGGTGCACACATCCAATGCCAAAGATAATAAAGTAAAACTTGATAAATTAGGAGATTCTAACGTGGGCGAAAAAGGGTATATTCGTCCTTCTTTCAATACATTTGTTTCCTTTTATTTTCTACTTCAAATAACATGGTTCATATATTACTTGACAGACCAACAAGTAATGGAACAAACTCGAATTCAAGTAAGAAAACTTGAACTTCTAACTCATCATGTTTAGTTTTGGTTTCTGACTTTTGATTATTTTGATCAACTTTTTTATAATCTCAGAAAAAGATTTGGAAAATGGATCTTTCAAATTGGAAAAAGCTAAAGCAGGGACTGCTAATTTTCTTATTGAGCTCGAAAGCCGAAGATCAATTAAGGTCACTCAATGCATGATTCACTTATCTTTAAGGTTTTGCTAACGTGGCACACGTTAAGCTGCATTTAATGAACTCAAAATTTCCTAAACATTCTGCATTCGATTTGCATTTCAGGTGTTTGGGAGAAGCACTTTGATTGGTTTAGTCATATGTTTATTTGCCGGAGTttgtttctctcttttctctccggCATTTAATCTTGCAACGAACGATCAATGGCATACATTGGACGATGGTGTTCCTCACTTAAGTGTCTACACAGCTTTTTTCTACTTTTCTTGTTCGTGTTTTGTAATTGCtgtaattttaaatattatatttctTTACCGCCCTGCATTCAACTTACCACGATCATCAATCAAATCATACTTGAACGACTGGGATGGTCGAGGTTGGGCGTTTTTAGCCGGTTTTTTGTGCGGTTTTGGAAACGGGCTGCAATTTATGGGTGGCCAagctgctggttatgctgctgctgaTGCAGTTCAGGTTAGTTCAAAGTCTTTTATGATTAAGAAGAGGTGTCAAAATGGGCGGGTCAAGTAGCAGGTTATAACTTAGACATATAACTTGTTTGTGAACTAATTTCAGGCTCTTCCACTTGTGAGTACTTTTTGGGGAGTGATATTTTTTGGGGAATATCGTAAATCGTCGAAGAGAACATATGTGTTACTTGTAGGCATGTTATCCATGTTTATTGTGGCTGTTGGAGTTCTAATGGCATCATCTGGACACCGAAAACATTGAAGATGTTATCTTTGCAAGCTGAATTGGCACTGAAATCAAAATTGTATAGAAAACAAACAAATCTGAAGTTACAAAGGCATAAAGTATATAACACTTGGTTTGATTTCATCATTGGAACATTACCATAGGAATAAGTTTAAGATTTGATGTTTGTATTCAGTACATTATTTGGTAGTTAATACTATCATGATTTTTTTTCCTTCTTCACATACTTCATATTCGAATATTATTCTCAATGAAAGTAAACAGATACTTGATTTGCTTGTTAGTGCTTTTTCTTTTAACCATGTTTCCGACTTTTGGCCGTTTTTTTGGGTAAGCGAGTAAACCctcatatgaacgagcacattggctcccccataaaaggtaaaacctcgggtaatcaagccatcCGAGCACGAGACCTGAAAcccggtgaattgcgcattatgcgcaccctctagtcgcactccttttttgaacaatttgacatagccaggaattgaacccgggtggtgcgcttcattgggcaactcggtaccTTTGGCCGTTTATTTTATCTtcaatttgtatttatttattatttttattttctgcTTGTTAGTACTGTGACATCCTGACATGTTTGTACTGTAATCCTAGGTATGTACAAAATTATGTAGTGCAGATTCTAACATATATATCTTACATTTATAATTATTTGTTTGTAATTATTCACCTTTGTAACTCTTAATATGCATTCACATTCTGCATTTGAATCTTGTAACTCTTGATAAGCATTCACCTTTGTAATTATTTCCTTAATTGGAACAAAACCAAGGTTTTTATATTAAGAGTAATAGTGTACTACTGGGCAGCCCTCGTAATCAACTGCCAAACAATGCCTAACAAAACCAAGCTGCCAAACAATGCCTAACTGATATGGTCGTTGGAAAGAGagaatcgcctggacgttgggagatataaatttgagagaaaataactctattactcacaagaatagattacacgagtatttacaaaactctaaaaaactctcaaactcacacacactatctaggttgtgattacacttctctgagtgattttgggatgtTTTACAatggaggtttgcacctctatttataggaaaaaaattaatgccggtgaatggtgtgaacgagaAAGGTTGAcggaagttggcggccgtcatcgtgttcaaatTTGCTTCTTCTTTATGAATTGTTCAAAGATGtcttactttgaacatctagaaagattaggctggaaaccactggaaaccactggaaaccatcaattctccccctccagccaaatccacgaacattccagttatgtctctgcataactgcaacttctctcgagtcaccacctttgttaacatatccgcaggattctcctttgtatggatcttcactagtctcagcagttgtcgatcaattacctctcgtatccaatgatagcgaatatcaatatgttttgtacgggaatggtacatggagttcttgctcaaatctagagcactctgactgtcacaatatacattgtactccttttgcttgattccaaattcttgaagataacgctttaaccacaacatttcttttccagcttctgcggcagcaatatactctgcttcagttatggataatgcaacacacctctgtagtcttgactgccatgaaacagctcctcctgcaaaagtgtaaatgaatcctgaagtagatttcctactatcaggatctccggccatatccgcatctgtatagccttccaagattggatcagctcccccgtaacaaagacatagattcgttgtacctttaagatatctgagaatccattttactgcattccaatgctctttcccggggttggagagaaaacgactcaccgttcccactgcatgagcaatatcgggccttgtacacaccatcgcatacatcaaacttccaactgctgaagaatatggtactgaagacatctcccatatctcttccttggatgagggacaagaactcttgcttaacttgaaatggttggctaatggaatgctaacaggtttggcattgttcatattgaaacgtgaaagcactcgttcaatatacttctcctgagatagccataacattttattcttcctgtctcgagttatctgcattcccaaaatctgttgagcctgtcctaagtctttcatgtcaaaagacttcgagagttccttcttcagctggttgatcttcgttgtgtctttccctacgatcaaaatatcgtctacatatagtagaagagaaacgaaatttccttcagaaaacttctgaatgtagacacactcatctgctgcagttttcttgtacccttaactcaccatgcacgagtcaaacttcttgtaccacttcctgggtgcctgctttaaaccgtacaaacttttcttcagcttgcatacgaggttatctcctgaaacctcaaaaccttccggctgctccatgtaaatttcttcttgtaaatctccatgaagaaaagctgtctttacatccatctgttcaagctccaagttcatacttgcgaccaatccaagtatgactctaattgaagtcatcttgactaccggTAAAAATATCTCGTCAagatcaatccctttcttctgttggaatcctttgactacaagccgtgctttgtatttcaccacttttctgctgacatcctttttcagcttgaacacccatttgtttttcagtgccttcttcccgcgtggaagttctacaatctcataagttcgatttttctgcagagaatccatctcatcctgcattgcgagcaaccatttttctttatccttatgagttactgcttcatgaaaactctctggttctccatcttcagtaagtagaaggtactcggattctggatatctactcgataaaatccgacctcgttcagatctacgaacttctggaacattctgaggagatccaccatcatcttgaccttgtgacgGTGCTGGaatgtctggcagatggggttgtggctccccctgctcagcaccattattttcctcattatcttctacttctggcatttcttcttgcactgaaaattcatttctcatgaatgattccgttgttgcctctggcacctgagcagcaacatttgatttctgagatattgtgggcttttcaatatcttctattgtctggctttcatggaacaccgcgtccctacttctgatcaccattttctcctttggatcccataatctgtatccaaattcttcatctccatagcctatgaatatacaTAGAGTGgttcttgcatccagcttctgcctgagctccttggatacatgtgcgtatgccaaacatccaaatactcttaagtgagagtatgatggatcctttccagaccaaagtttcttcgaaacttcaaaattcagtggtactgatggagatcggttgatcaagtaacatgcggctctgactgcttctccccagaatggctttggcagcttagccatactgagcatgctccgaacacgttccgtGATTGTTctgttcattctttctgctataccattgtgttgaggggtacgtggaactgtcttctcatgtcggatgccatatgatctgcaataggcatcgaactgcctggaagagtattcaccgccgttgtcggatcgaagacactttaacttctttcctgtctcacgttctaccatgacatggaactgtttgaagtaatcgaacacctggtccttcgtccgcaagaaatatatccacacctttcgagaagtatcatcgataaatgtcagaaagtatcgattgccgccaattgatttaacctctaagggaccgcaaagatcagagtgtaccagactaagtaactctgattttctcgttgaagaggaattaaatgagactctatgctgcttaccaaacagacaatgattgcaaggatctagtgcagcgtccttgtctacattgataagcttcttctttaatagggtagacaaccctttctcactcatgtgaccgagtctctggtgccataaattttgtgaagcctccttttctgcaacattaaggct comes from Rutidosis leptorrhynchoides isolate AG116_Rl617_1_P2 chromosome 4, CSIRO_AGI_Rlap_v1, whole genome shotgun sequence and encodes:
- the LOC139839963 gene encoding ureide permease 1-like, whose product is MYVVESKGGAIACMLLALFFLGTWPAILTLLERRGRLPQHTYLDYTITNLLAAVIIAFTFGELGHTNDGKPNFLVQLSQNNWPSVLFAMAGGVVLSLGNLSTQYAWAFVGLSVTEVMTSSITVVIGTTLNYFLDDKINRAEVLFPGVACFLIAVCLGSLVHTSNAKDNKVKLDKLGDSNVGEKGPTSNGTNSNSKKDLENGSFKLEKAKAGTANFLIELESRRSIKVFGRSTLIGLVICLFAGVCFSLFSPAFNLATNDQWHTLDDGVPHLSVYTAFFYFSCSCFVIAVILNIIFLYRPAFNLPRSSIKSYLNDWDGRGWAFLAGFLCGFGNGLQFMGGQAAGYAAADAVQALPLVSTFWGVIFFGEYRKSSKRTYVLLVGMLSMFIVAVGVLMASSGHRKH